From the Solibacillus sp. FSL R5-0449 genome, one window contains:
- the uvrA gene encoding excinuclease ABC subunit UvrA has protein sequence MKNTEIVVQGARAHNLKNIDVTIPRDKIVVVTGLSGSGKSSLAFDTIYAEGQRRYVESLSAYARQFLGQMDKPDVDTIEGLSPAISIDQKTTSRNPRSTVGTVTEIYDYLRLLFARIGKPYCPNHGIEITSQTVEQMVDRLMEYPERTKMQLLAPVIEGKKGTHVKLIEDLKKQGFVRIRVNGELRDLDDNIELDKNKKHTIEVVVDRVVIKEGNETRLSDSLEAALRIADGRVLVDVIDHEELLFSEHHACPLCGFSIGELEPRMFSFNSPFGACPTCDGLGSKAKADIDLVIHNWDLTLLENAIAPWESVSSNYYPQLLASVCKHYNIPMDVPVKDIPKEKMDKILYGSGKEKILFEYTNDYGSMHKKNIEFEGVIANIERRFKDSSSDYVRESMQKYMTEQPCATCKGHRLKKETLAVKIKDQNISEATRHSIQEMYEFFSSLELTDKERQIANLIIREVIERLKFLLDVGLNYLTLARSAGTLSGGEAQRIRLATQIGSRLTGVLYILDEPSIGLHQRDNDRLINTLVNMRDLGNTLIIVEHDEDTMMAADHLIDIGPGAGVHGGQVIAQGTPKQVMKNKESITGQYLSGKKFIPLPLERRKSDGRKIKIKGASENNLKNVSVDIPLGQFIAVTGVSGSGKSTLINEILYKSLASKLNRAKVKPGKHKTIEGLEQLEKVIDVDQSPIGRTPRSNPATYIGVFDDIRDVFAMTNEAKVRGYKKGRFSFNVKGGRCEACRGDGIIKIEMHFLPDVYVPCEVCHGKRYNRETLEVKYKDKNISDILEMTVEDALEFFGNLPKIQRKLQTIVDVGLGYVKLGQPATTLSGGEAQRVKLASELHRRSTGKSFYILDEPTTGLHADDISRLLLVLQRLVENGETVLVIEHNLDVIKTADHIIDLGPEGGEGGGTILATGTPEKIAEVEESYTGRYLKPILERDRERMESRIKEAKNK, from the coding sequence GTGAAAAATACAGAAATTGTCGTACAAGGTGCACGAGCGCATAATTTAAAAAATATTGATGTCACAATTCCTCGCGATAAAATTGTTGTTGTGACAGGGCTTTCAGGTTCGGGTAAATCGTCACTGGCATTCGATACGATTTATGCGGAGGGGCAGCGACGCTATGTCGAATCATTGTCTGCATATGCACGACAATTTTTAGGACAGATGGACAAGCCGGATGTCGATACAATTGAAGGGCTATCACCGGCCATTTCGATTGACCAGAAGACAACGAGCCGTAATCCGCGCTCGACTGTCGGTACAGTAACGGAAATTTACGATTATTTGCGGTTGCTTTTTGCACGTATCGGAAAACCGTACTGCCCGAACCATGGGATTGAAATTACGTCACAGACGGTTGAACAAATGGTCGACCGCCTGATGGAATATCCGGAGCGCACGAAAATGCAGCTCCTTGCTCCTGTTATCGAAGGGAAAAAAGGGACACATGTAAAGCTGATAGAAGACTTGAAAAAACAAGGCTTTGTACGTATCCGAGTAAACGGGGAACTGCGTGATCTCGATGACAATATCGAGCTGGATAAAAATAAAAAACATACAATTGAAGTAGTCGTGGACCGCGTTGTCATAAAAGAGGGCAATGAAACACGATTAAGTGATTCGCTTGAAGCAGCGCTCAGAATTGCGGATGGCCGTGTTCTTGTCGATGTTATCGATCATGAGGAGCTGTTATTCAGTGAGCATCATGCATGCCCGCTTTGCGGTTTTTCGATCGGTGAACTTGAGCCGCGCATGTTCTCATTCAACAGTCCATTCGGGGCTTGTCCTACGTGTGACGGCCTTGGAAGTAAGGCAAAGGCAGATATCGATCTGGTCATCCACAACTGGGATTTAACACTCCTTGAAAATGCGATTGCACCATGGGAATCCGTATCGTCCAACTATTACCCGCAGCTGTTGGCTTCCGTATGTAAGCATTATAATATTCCGATGGATGTACCGGTAAAAGATATTCCTAAAGAGAAAATGGATAAAATTTTATACGGTTCAGGAAAAGAAAAGATTCTATTCGAATATACGAATGATTACGGCAGCATGCATAAGAAAAATATTGAATTTGAAGGCGTCATCGCGAATATCGAGCGCCGATTTAAAGATTCCTCTTCGGACTATGTACGCGAATCAATGCAAAAGTACATGACGGAACAGCCTTGTGCTACTTGTAAAGGGCACCGTCTGAAAAAGGAAACACTGGCAGTAAAAATTAAAGACCAGAACATTTCGGAAGCGACACGCCACTCCATTCAGGAAATGTATGAGTTCTTTAGTTCACTAGAATTAACGGATAAAGAACGCCAAATTGCAAATTTAATTATTCGTGAAGTAATTGAACGACTGAAATTCTTATTGGATGTCGGTTTAAATTATTTAACACTTGCACGATCTGCCGGAACTTTATCCGGTGGGGAAGCGCAGCGTATTCGACTGGCGACACAGATCGGTTCCCGCCTAACAGGTGTTCTTTATATTTTGGACGAGCCGTCAATCGGGCTCCATCAGCGTGATAATGACCGGTTAATCAATACACTTGTAAATATGCGTGATCTTGGCAATACATTAATTATCGTCGAACATGACGAAGATACGATGATGGCAGCAGACCACTTAATCGATATTGGTCCTGGTGCCGGTGTGCATGGTGGGCAAGTCATTGCACAAGGGACACCAAAGCAAGTAATGAAAAACAAAGAATCGATTACCGGCCAATATTTAAGCGGGAAGAAATTTATTCCGCTTCCGCTTGAACGCCGTAAATCAGATGGCCGAAAAATAAAGATCAAAGGCGCTTCCGAAAATAACTTGAAAAATGTCAGCGTCGATATCCCATTAGGGCAGTTCATCGCCGTTACGGGTGTGTCAGGTTCCGGTAAATCAACATTGATAAATGAAATTTTATATAAGTCACTCGCATCCAAGCTGAACCGGGCAAAAGTGAAGCCTGGCAAACACAAAACAATAGAAGGTTTGGAACAGCTGGAGAAAGTAATCGACGTGGACCAATCGCCAATCGGCCGTACACCACGTTCAAATCCTGCTACTTATATCGGTGTATTCGATGATATTCGTGATGTTTTTGCGATGACGAATGAAGCGAAAGTGCGCGGCTATAAAAAAGGGCGTTTTTCGTTCAACGTAAAAGGCGGACGCTGTGAAGCATGCCGTGGGGACGGCATTATTAAAATCGAAATGCACTTCTTGCCGGATGTATATGTCCCATGTGAAGTTTGTCACGGCAAGCGTTATAACCGCGAAACGCTGGAAGTAAAATATAAGGATAAAAATATTTCCGATATTTTAGAAATGACAGTAGAGGATGCGTTGGAGTTTTTCGGAAACTTGCCGAAAATCCAGCGTAAACTGCAAACGATTGTCGATGTCGGGCTTGGTTATGTGAAGCTTGGCCAGCCTGCGACAACATTATCCGGCGGGGAAGCACAACGTGTAAAATTGGCGTCTGAGTTGCATCGCCGTTCAACCGGCAAATCATTTTATATTTTGGATGAGCCGACGACCGGTTTGCATGCGGATGATATTTCCCGTCTACTGCTTGTACTGCAGCGCTTAGTTGAAAACGGTGAGACGGTCCTTGTTATTGAGCATAATCTCGATGTCATCAAAACAGCCGACCATATTATCGATTTAGGTCCTGAAGGCGGCGAAGGTGGGGGTACCATTTTAGCGACAGGTACGCCGGAGAAAATTGCTGAAGTAGAGGAAAGCTATACAGGAC